The following proteins are co-located in the Carassius auratus strain Wakin unplaced genomic scaffold, ASM336829v1 scaf_tig00214714_1_2670353, whole genome shotgun sequence genome:
- the dtna gene encoding dystrobrevin alpha isoform X4, protein MIEESGRNSSTMADRRQLFAEMRALDLDSIRLSTYRTACKLRFIQKRCNLHLVDIWNIIEVFRENRLNSMDLNTEFSVSHLQAILSTIYYQLNKRLPTTHQINVDQSISYILNFLLAAYDPEGMGKMSFFVVKMALAALCGGKILDKLRYVFSQISDPNGVMIYSQFDQFLREVLKLPMTVFEGPSFGYTEQSTRTCFPQEKKVSLNVFLDTLMSDPPPQCLVWLPLMHRLANVENVFHPVECSYCHSQSMMGFRYRCQQCDNYQLCQECFWRGHASGSHSNQHQMKEYMSWKSPAKKLSDALGKSLSCATSREPPYPMFSDAPEKPLNFTHVGPPRPVTSGNECMLPHTMPYSGNPYSSKTGAHDETKQKKQFSRTAPDLLKGKGVQYSLDIADRLADEHILIGLYVNLLRKDRSCFQESCKNQDDEHFLIARYASRLAADGAAVKTRVPEDISLCLDSNKQQRQLIAELENKNKEILQEIQRLRQQHEEASQPPPDKSQQNPMLLAELRLLRQRKEELEQRMSALQESRRELMVQLEQLMLLLKNQAPGSSPRSSPSHTINTSIQSVSGNTTPIPMPVQSTSGNTTPSQTPQDSLMGLGGEVQQAFAQGSRRNLRNDLLVAADSITNTMSSLVKELNSEAGSETDSISDLTFPTSDVVHARSASRSGAAGALESGDFYGHDLEKQLNRELKMEERLRHTQEQDKNVLVTLQE, encoded by the exons ATGATTGAAGAGTCAGGCCGCAACAGCAGCACCATGGCAGACAGAAGACAACTGTTTGCTGAAATGC GTGCACTAGATCTTGATTCTATCAGATTGTCCACGTATAGGACAGCGTGCAAACTGAGATTCATTCAGAAGAGGTGCAATT TGCATTTGGTGGATATCTGGAATATTATCGAGGTTTTCCGGGAAAACAGACTCAACTCCATGGACCTCAACACAGAGTTCTCAGTGTCACATTTGCAAGCAATACTGTCCACCATCTATTACCAGCTGAACAAGCGCTTGCCCACAACCCACCAGATCAATGTAGACCAGTCCATCTCGTACATCCTCAACTTCCTGTTGGCGGCCTATGACCC GGAAGGTATGGGAAAGATGTCGTTTTTTGTGGTGAAGATGGCTCTGGCTGCTCTCTGTGGAGGGAAGATTTTAGATAAACTAAGAT ATGTATTTTCACAGATATCTGACCCAAATGGAGTGATGATCTACTCCCAGTTTGACCAGTTCCTCAGGGAGGTGCTGAAACTGCCCATGACGGTTTTTGAGGGACCATCTTTTGGGTACACTGAGCAGTCCACAAGAACCTGCTTTCCACAAGAG AAAAAGGTCTCGCTCAATGTGTTTCTCGACACGTTGATGTCGGATCCTCCTCCTCAGTGTCTGGTTTGGTTACCGCTGATGCATCGGCTGGCAAACGTTGAGAACG TCTTCCATCCTGTGGAGTGCTCCTACTGCCACAGTCAGAGCATGATGGGATTCCGCTACCGGTGCCAACAATGTGATAATTACCAACTCTGCCAAGAGTGTTTCTGGAGGGGTCATGCCTCGGGCAGCCATAGCAATCAGCACCAGATGAAGGAGTACATGTCATGG AAATCTCCAGCTAAGAAGTTGTCGGACGCTCTTGGTAAATCTCTGAGTTGTGCCACCAGTCGAGAGCCTCCTTACCCGATGTTCTCCGATGCACCTGAGAAACCGCTCAACTTCACTCATGTTGG GCCTCCCAGACCTGTGACCAGTGGAAATGAATGCATGCTCCCTCACACAATGCCTTACTCAGGAAACCCATACTCCAGCAAAAC AGGTGCTCACGATGAGACAAAGCAAAAGAAGCAGTTTTCCCGGACGGCCCCGGATCTTTTAAAAGGGAAAGG GGTTCAGTACAGCCTCGATATTGCGGATAGGCTCGCTGATGAGCACATACTTATCGGACTTTATGTGAATCTCCTCCGAAAGGACCGTTCATG TTTTCAGGAGAGCTGTAAGAACCAGGATGATGAGCACTTCCTCATTGCCCGTTACGCATCTCGATTGGCTGCTGATGGCGCTGCAGTG AAGACGAGAGTCCCGGAGGATATCTCTCTCTGTTTGGACTCTAATAAACAGCAGCGACAACTCATCGCTGAGCTAGAGAACAAGAACAA GGAGATTTTGCAAGAGATCCAACGCCTTCGACAACAACATGAAGAAGCCTCCCAGCCTCCGCCAGACAAAAGCCAACAAAACCCAATGTTACTGGCTGAACTGAGACTGCTCAG GCAGAGGAAGGAGGAGCTGGAGCAGAGGATGTCAGCTCTTCAGGAGAGCCGTCGAGAACTCATGGTCCAACTAGAGCAGCTCATGCTTCTGTTAAAG AACCAGGCCCCTGGCTCCTCCCCTCGCTCCTCCCCCAGCCACACCATCAACACATCCATCCAATCAGTGTCCGGCAATACCACGCCCATCCCCATGCCCGTCCAATCAACATCCGGCAATACCACGCCCAGCCAGACACCTCAGGACTCGCTCATGGGTCTGGGAGGAGAGGTGCAGCAGGCCTTCGCTCAGG GCTCCAGAAGGAACTTAAGAAATGATCTCCTGGTAGCTGCAGACTCCATAACCAACACAATGTCTTCACTGGTGAAAGAACTTAACTCAG AGGCCGGGAGTGAAACAGACAGCATCTCTGACCTCACGTTCCCAACATCAGACGTTGTTCACGCCAGGAGCGCTTCAAGATCAGG GGCGGCAGGTGCGCTGGAGTCTGGGGATTTCTATGGACATGATCTAGAAAAGCAGCTGAACAGAGAGCTGAAGATGGAGGAACGTCTCAGACACACGCAGGAACAGGACAAGAACGTCCTG GTGACTTTACAAGAATAG
- the dtna gene encoding dystrobrevin alpha isoform X3, producing the protein MIEESGRNSSTMADRRQLFAEMRALDLDSIRLSTYRTACKLRFIQKRCNLHLVDIWNIIEVFRENRLNSMDLNTEFSVSHLQAILSTIYYQLNKRLPTTHQINVDQSISYILNFLLAAYDPEGMGKMSFFVVKMALAALCGGKILDKLRYVFSQISDPNGVMIYSQFDQFLREVLKLPMTVFEGPSFGYTEQSTRTCFPQEKKVSLNVFLDTLMSDPPPQCLVWLPLMHRLANVENVFHPVECSYCHSQSMMGFRYRCQQCDNYQLCQECFWRGHASGSHSNQHQMKEYMSWKSPAKKLSDALGKSLSCATSREPPYPMFSDAPEKPLNFTHVGDTWPPRPVTSGNECMLPHTMPYSGNPYSSKTGAHDETKQKKQFSRTAPDLLKGKGVQYSLDIADRLADEHILIGLYVNLLRKDRSCFQESCKNQDDEHFLIARYASRLAADGAAVKTRVPEDISLCLDSNKQQRQLIAELENKNKEILQEIQRLRQQHEEASQPPPDKSQQNPMLLAELRLLRQRKEELEQRMSALQESRRELMVQLEQLMLLLKNQAPGSSPRSSPSHTINTSIQSVSGNTTPIPMPVQSTSGNTTPSQTPQDSLMGLGGEVQQAFAQGSRRNLRNDLLVAADSITNTMSSLVKELNSEAGSETDSISDLTFPTSDVVHARSASRSGAAGALESGDFYGHDLEKQLNRELKMEERLRHTQEQDKNVLVTLQE; encoded by the exons ATGATTGAAGAGTCAGGCCGCAACAGCAGCACCATGGCAGACAGAAGACAACTGTTTGCTGAAATGC GTGCACTAGATCTTGATTCTATCAGATTGTCCACGTATAGGACAGCGTGCAAACTGAGATTCATTCAGAAGAGGTGCAATT TGCATTTGGTGGATATCTGGAATATTATCGAGGTTTTCCGGGAAAACAGACTCAACTCCATGGACCTCAACACAGAGTTCTCAGTGTCACATTTGCAAGCAATACTGTCCACCATCTATTACCAGCTGAACAAGCGCTTGCCCACAACCCACCAGATCAATGTAGACCAGTCCATCTCGTACATCCTCAACTTCCTGTTGGCGGCCTATGACCC GGAAGGTATGGGAAAGATGTCGTTTTTTGTGGTGAAGATGGCTCTGGCTGCTCTCTGTGGAGGGAAGATTTTAGATAAACTAAGAT ATGTATTTTCACAGATATCTGACCCAAATGGAGTGATGATCTACTCCCAGTTTGACCAGTTCCTCAGGGAGGTGCTGAAACTGCCCATGACGGTTTTTGAGGGACCATCTTTTGGGTACACTGAGCAGTCCACAAGAACCTGCTTTCCACAAGAG AAAAAGGTCTCGCTCAATGTGTTTCTCGACACGTTGATGTCGGATCCTCCTCCTCAGTGTCTGGTTTGGTTACCGCTGATGCATCGGCTGGCAAACGTTGAGAACG TCTTCCATCCTGTGGAGTGCTCCTACTGCCACAGTCAGAGCATGATGGGATTCCGCTACCGGTGCCAACAATGTGATAATTACCAACTCTGCCAAGAGTGTTTCTGGAGGGGTCATGCCTCGGGCAGCCATAGCAATCAGCACCAGATGAAGGAGTACATGTCATGG AAATCTCCAGCTAAGAAGTTGTCGGACGCTCTTGGTAAATCTCTGAGTTGTGCCACCAGTCGAGAGCCTCCTTACCCGATGTTCTCCGATGCACCTGAGAAACCGCTCAACTTCACTCATGTTGG GGACACATG GCCTCCCAGACCTGTGACCAGTGGAAATGAATGCATGCTCCCTCACACAATGCCTTACTCAGGAAACCCATACTCCAGCAAAAC AGGTGCTCACGATGAGACAAAGCAAAAGAAGCAGTTTTCCCGGACGGCCCCGGATCTTTTAAAAGGGAAAGG GGTTCAGTACAGCCTCGATATTGCGGATAGGCTCGCTGATGAGCACATACTTATCGGACTTTATGTGAATCTCCTCCGAAAGGACCGTTCATG TTTTCAGGAGAGCTGTAAGAACCAGGATGATGAGCACTTCCTCATTGCCCGTTACGCATCTCGATTGGCTGCTGATGGCGCTGCAGTG AAGACGAGAGTCCCGGAGGATATCTCTCTCTGTTTGGACTCTAATAAACAGCAGCGACAACTCATCGCTGAGCTAGAGAACAAGAACAA GGAGATTTTGCAAGAGATCCAACGCCTTCGACAACAACATGAAGAAGCCTCCCAGCCTCCGCCAGACAAAAGCCAACAAAACCCAATGTTACTGGCTGAACTGAGACTGCTCAG GCAGAGGAAGGAGGAGCTGGAGCAGAGGATGTCAGCTCTTCAGGAGAGCCGTCGAGAACTCATGGTCCAACTAGAGCAGCTCATGCTTCTGTTAAAG AACCAGGCCCCTGGCTCCTCCCCTCGCTCCTCCCCCAGCCACACCATCAACACATCCATCCAATCAGTGTCCGGCAATACCACGCCCATCCCCATGCCCGTCCAATCAACATCCGGCAATACCACGCCCAGCCAGACACCTCAGGACTCGCTCATGGGTCTGGGAGGAGAGGTGCAGCAGGCCTTCGCTCAGG GCTCCAGAAGGAACTTAAGAAATGATCTCCTGGTAGCTGCAGACTCCATAACCAACACAATGTCTTCACTGGTGAAAGAACTTAACTCAG AGGCCGGGAGTGAAACAGACAGCATCTCTGACCTCACGTTCCCAACATCAGACGTTGTTCACGCCAGGAGCGCTTCAAGATCAGG GGCGGCAGGTGCGCTGGAGTCTGGGGATTTCTATGGACATGATCTAGAAAAGCAGCTGAACAGAGAGCTGAAGATGGAGGAACGTCTCAGACACACGCAGGAACAGGACAAGAACGTCCTG GTGACTTTACAAGAATAG
- the dtna gene encoding dystrobrevin alpha isoform X1, producing MIEESGRNSSTMADRRQLFAEMRALDLDSIRLSTYRTACKLRFIQKRCNLHLVDIWNIIEVFRENRLNSMDLNTEFSVSHLQAILSTIYYQLNKRLPTTHQINVDQSISYILNFLLAAYDPEGMGKMSFFVVKMALAALCGGKILDKLRYVFSQISDPNGVMIYSQFDQFLREVLKLPMTVFEGPSFGYTEQSTRTCFPQEKKVSLNVFLDTLMSDPPPQCLVWLPLMHRLANVENVFHPVECSYCHSQSMMGFRYRCQQCDNYQLCQECFWRGHASGSHSNQHQMKEYMSWKSPAKKLSDALGKSLSCATSREPPYPMFSDAPEKPLNFTHVGDTWPPRPVTSGNECMLPHTMPYSGNPYSSKTGAHDETKQKKQFSRTAPDLLKGKGVQYSLDIADRLADEHILIGLYVNLLRKDRSCFQESCKNQDDEHFLIARYASRLAADGAAVKTRVPEDISLCLDSNKQQRQLIAELENKNKEILQEIQRLRQQHEEASQPPPDKSQQNPMLLAELRLLRQRKEELEQRMSALQESRRELMVQLEQLMLLLKEEELKRSNQAPGSSPRSSPSHTINTSIQSVSGNTTPIPMPVQSTSGNTTPSQTPQDSLMGLGGEVQQAFAQGSRRNLRNDLLVAADSITNTMSSLVKELNSEAGSETDSISDLTFPTSDVVHARSASRSGAAGALESGDFYGHDLEKQLNRELKMEERLRHTQEQDKNVLVTLQE from the exons ATGATTGAAGAGTCAGGCCGCAACAGCAGCACCATGGCAGACAGAAGACAACTGTTTGCTGAAATGC GTGCACTAGATCTTGATTCTATCAGATTGTCCACGTATAGGACAGCGTGCAAACTGAGATTCATTCAGAAGAGGTGCAATT TGCATTTGGTGGATATCTGGAATATTATCGAGGTTTTCCGGGAAAACAGACTCAACTCCATGGACCTCAACACAGAGTTCTCAGTGTCACATTTGCAAGCAATACTGTCCACCATCTATTACCAGCTGAACAAGCGCTTGCCCACAACCCACCAGATCAATGTAGACCAGTCCATCTCGTACATCCTCAACTTCCTGTTGGCGGCCTATGACCC GGAAGGTATGGGAAAGATGTCGTTTTTTGTGGTGAAGATGGCTCTGGCTGCTCTCTGTGGAGGGAAGATTTTAGATAAACTAAGAT ATGTATTTTCACAGATATCTGACCCAAATGGAGTGATGATCTACTCCCAGTTTGACCAGTTCCTCAGGGAGGTGCTGAAACTGCCCATGACGGTTTTTGAGGGACCATCTTTTGGGTACACTGAGCAGTCCACAAGAACCTGCTTTCCACAAGAG AAAAAGGTCTCGCTCAATGTGTTTCTCGACACGTTGATGTCGGATCCTCCTCCTCAGTGTCTGGTTTGGTTACCGCTGATGCATCGGCTGGCAAACGTTGAGAACG TCTTCCATCCTGTGGAGTGCTCCTACTGCCACAGTCAGAGCATGATGGGATTCCGCTACCGGTGCCAACAATGTGATAATTACCAACTCTGCCAAGAGTGTTTCTGGAGGGGTCATGCCTCGGGCAGCCATAGCAATCAGCACCAGATGAAGGAGTACATGTCATGG AAATCTCCAGCTAAGAAGTTGTCGGACGCTCTTGGTAAATCTCTGAGTTGTGCCACCAGTCGAGAGCCTCCTTACCCGATGTTCTCCGATGCACCTGAGAAACCGCTCAACTTCACTCATGTTGG GGACACATG GCCTCCCAGACCTGTGACCAGTGGAAATGAATGCATGCTCCCTCACACAATGCCTTACTCAGGAAACCCATACTCCAGCAAAAC AGGTGCTCACGATGAGACAAAGCAAAAGAAGCAGTTTTCCCGGACGGCCCCGGATCTTTTAAAAGGGAAAGG GGTTCAGTACAGCCTCGATATTGCGGATAGGCTCGCTGATGAGCACATACTTATCGGACTTTATGTGAATCTCCTCCGAAAGGACCGTTCATG TTTTCAGGAGAGCTGTAAGAACCAGGATGATGAGCACTTCCTCATTGCCCGTTACGCATCTCGATTGGCTGCTGATGGCGCTGCAGTG AAGACGAGAGTCCCGGAGGATATCTCTCTCTGTTTGGACTCTAATAAACAGCAGCGACAACTCATCGCTGAGCTAGAGAACAAGAACAA GGAGATTTTGCAAGAGATCCAACGCCTTCGACAACAACATGAAGAAGCCTCCCAGCCTCCGCCAGACAAAAGCCAACAAAACCCAATGTTACTGGCTGAACTGAGACTGCTCAG GCAGAGGAAGGAGGAGCTGGAGCAGAGGATGTCAGCTCTTCAGGAGAGCCGTCGAGAACTCATGGTCCAACTAGAGCAGCTCATGCTTCTGTTAAAG GAAGAAGAGCTAAAAAGATCT AACCAGGCCCCTGGCTCCTCCCCTCGCTCCTCCCCCAGCCACACCATCAACACATCCATCCAATCAGTGTCCGGCAATACCACGCCCATCCCCATGCCCGTCCAATCAACATCCGGCAATACCACGCCCAGCCAGACACCTCAGGACTCGCTCATGGGTCTGGGAGGAGAGGTGCAGCAGGCCTTCGCTCAGG GCTCCAGAAGGAACTTAAGAAATGATCTCCTGGTAGCTGCAGACTCCATAACCAACACAATGTCTTCACTGGTGAAAGAACTTAACTCAG AGGCCGGGAGTGAAACAGACAGCATCTCTGACCTCACGTTCCCAACATCAGACGTTGTTCACGCCAGGAGCGCTTCAAGATCAGG GGCGGCAGGTGCGCTGGAGTCTGGGGATTTCTATGGACATGATCTAGAAAAGCAGCTGAACAGAGAGCTGAAGATGGAGGAACGTCTCAGACACACGCAGGAACAGGACAAGAACGTCCTG GTGACTTTACAAGAATAG
- the dtna gene encoding dystrobrevin alpha isoform X5: MIEESGRNSSTMADRRQLFAEMRALDLDSIRLSTYRTACKLRFIQKRCNLHLVDIWNIIEVFRENRLNSMDLNTEFSVSHLQAILSTIYYQLNKRLPTTHQINVDQSISYILNFLLAAYDPEGMGKMSFFVVKMALAALCGGKILDKLRYVFSQISDPNGVMIYSQFDQFLREVLKLPMTVFEGPSFGYTEQSTRTCFPQEKKVSLNVFLDTLMSDPPPQCLVWLPLMHRLANVENVFHPVECSYCHSQSMMGFRYRCQQCDNYQLCQECFWRGHASGSHSNQHQMKEYMSWKSPAKKLSDALGKSLSCATSREPPYPMFSDAPEKPLNFTHVGDTWPPRPVTSGNECMLPHTMPYSGNPYSSKTGAHDETKQKKQFSRTAPDLLKGKGFQESCKNQDDEHFLIARYASRLAADGAAVKTRVPEDISLCLDSNKQQRQLIAELENKNKEILQEIQRLRQQHEEASQPPPDKSQQNPMLLAELRLLRQRKEELEQRMSALQESRRELMVQLEQLMLLLKEEELKRSNQAPGSSPRSSPSHTINTSIQSVSGNTTPIPMPVQSTSGNTTPSQTPQDSLMGLGGEVQQAFAQGSRRNLRNDLLVAADSITNTMSSLVKELNSEAGSETDSISDLTFPTSDVVHARSASRSGAAGALESGDFYGHDLEKQLNRELKMEERLRHTQEQDKNVLVTLQE; encoded by the exons ATGATTGAAGAGTCAGGCCGCAACAGCAGCACCATGGCAGACAGAAGACAACTGTTTGCTGAAATGC GTGCACTAGATCTTGATTCTATCAGATTGTCCACGTATAGGACAGCGTGCAAACTGAGATTCATTCAGAAGAGGTGCAATT TGCATTTGGTGGATATCTGGAATATTATCGAGGTTTTCCGGGAAAACAGACTCAACTCCATGGACCTCAACACAGAGTTCTCAGTGTCACATTTGCAAGCAATACTGTCCACCATCTATTACCAGCTGAACAAGCGCTTGCCCACAACCCACCAGATCAATGTAGACCAGTCCATCTCGTACATCCTCAACTTCCTGTTGGCGGCCTATGACCC GGAAGGTATGGGAAAGATGTCGTTTTTTGTGGTGAAGATGGCTCTGGCTGCTCTCTGTGGAGGGAAGATTTTAGATAAACTAAGAT ATGTATTTTCACAGATATCTGACCCAAATGGAGTGATGATCTACTCCCAGTTTGACCAGTTCCTCAGGGAGGTGCTGAAACTGCCCATGACGGTTTTTGAGGGACCATCTTTTGGGTACACTGAGCAGTCCACAAGAACCTGCTTTCCACAAGAG AAAAAGGTCTCGCTCAATGTGTTTCTCGACACGTTGATGTCGGATCCTCCTCCTCAGTGTCTGGTTTGGTTACCGCTGATGCATCGGCTGGCAAACGTTGAGAACG TCTTCCATCCTGTGGAGTGCTCCTACTGCCACAGTCAGAGCATGATGGGATTCCGCTACCGGTGCCAACAATGTGATAATTACCAACTCTGCCAAGAGTGTTTCTGGAGGGGTCATGCCTCGGGCAGCCATAGCAATCAGCACCAGATGAAGGAGTACATGTCATGG AAATCTCCAGCTAAGAAGTTGTCGGACGCTCTTGGTAAATCTCTGAGTTGTGCCACCAGTCGAGAGCCTCCTTACCCGATGTTCTCCGATGCACCTGAGAAACCGCTCAACTTCACTCATGTTGG GGACACATG GCCTCCCAGACCTGTGACCAGTGGAAATGAATGCATGCTCCCTCACACAATGCCTTACTCAGGAAACCCATACTCCAGCAAAAC AGGTGCTCACGATGAGACAAAGCAAAAGAAGCAGTTTTCCCGGACGGCCCCGGATCTTTTAAAAGGGAAAGG TTTTCAGGAGAGCTGTAAGAACCAGGATGATGAGCACTTCCTCATTGCCCGTTACGCATCTCGATTGGCTGCTGATGGCGCTGCAGTG AAGACGAGAGTCCCGGAGGATATCTCTCTCTGTTTGGACTCTAATAAACAGCAGCGACAACTCATCGCTGAGCTAGAGAACAAGAACAA GGAGATTTTGCAAGAGATCCAACGCCTTCGACAACAACATGAAGAAGCCTCCCAGCCTCCGCCAGACAAAAGCCAACAAAACCCAATGTTACTGGCTGAACTGAGACTGCTCAG GCAGAGGAAGGAGGAGCTGGAGCAGAGGATGTCAGCTCTTCAGGAGAGCCGTCGAGAACTCATGGTCCAACTAGAGCAGCTCATGCTTCTGTTAAAG GAAGAAGAGCTAAAAAGATCT AACCAGGCCCCTGGCTCCTCCCCTCGCTCCTCCCCCAGCCACACCATCAACACATCCATCCAATCAGTGTCCGGCAATACCACGCCCATCCCCATGCCCGTCCAATCAACATCCGGCAATACCACGCCCAGCCAGACACCTCAGGACTCGCTCATGGGTCTGGGAGGAGAGGTGCAGCAGGCCTTCGCTCAGG GCTCCAGAAGGAACTTAAGAAATGATCTCCTGGTAGCTGCAGACTCCATAACCAACACAATGTCTTCACTGGTGAAAGAACTTAACTCAG AGGCCGGGAGTGAAACAGACAGCATCTCTGACCTCACGTTCCCAACATCAGACGTTGTTCACGCCAGGAGCGCTTCAAGATCAGG GGCGGCAGGTGCGCTGGAGTCTGGGGATTTCTATGGACATGATCTAGAAAAGCAGCTGAACAGAGAGCTGAAGATGGAGGAACGTCTCAGACACACGCAGGAACAGGACAAGAACGTCCTG GTGACTTTACAAGAATAG
- the dtna gene encoding dystrobrevin alpha isoform X2: MIEESGRNSSTMADRRQLFAEMRALDLDSIRLSTYRTACKLRFIQKRCNLHLVDIWNIIEVFRENRLNSMDLNTEFSVSHLQAILSTIYYQLNKRLPTTHQINVDQSISYILNFLLAAYDPEGMGKMSFFVVKMALAALCGGKILDKLRYVFSQISDPNGVMIYSQFDQFLREVLKLPMTVFEGPSFGYTEQSTRTCFPQEKKVSLNVFLDTLMSDPPPQCLVWLPLMHRLANVENVFHPVECSYCHSQSMMGFRYRCQQCDNYQLCQECFWRGHASGSHSNQHQMKEYMSWKSPAKKLSDALGKSLSCATSREPPYPMFSDAPEKPLNFTHVGPPRPVTSGNECMLPHTMPYSGNPYSSKTGAHDETKQKKQFSRTAPDLLKGKGVQYSLDIADRLADEHILIGLYVNLLRKDRSCFQESCKNQDDEHFLIARYASRLAADGAAVKTRVPEDISLCLDSNKQQRQLIAELENKNKEILQEIQRLRQQHEEASQPPPDKSQQNPMLLAELRLLRQRKEELEQRMSALQESRRELMVQLEQLMLLLKEEELKRSNQAPGSSPRSSPSHTINTSIQSVSGNTTPIPMPVQSTSGNTTPSQTPQDSLMGLGGEVQQAFAQGSRRNLRNDLLVAADSITNTMSSLVKELNSEAGSETDSISDLTFPTSDVVHARSASRSGAAGALESGDFYGHDLEKQLNRELKMEERLRHTQEQDKNVLVTLQE; encoded by the exons ATGATTGAAGAGTCAGGCCGCAACAGCAGCACCATGGCAGACAGAAGACAACTGTTTGCTGAAATGC GTGCACTAGATCTTGATTCTATCAGATTGTCCACGTATAGGACAGCGTGCAAACTGAGATTCATTCAGAAGAGGTGCAATT TGCATTTGGTGGATATCTGGAATATTATCGAGGTTTTCCGGGAAAACAGACTCAACTCCATGGACCTCAACACAGAGTTCTCAGTGTCACATTTGCAAGCAATACTGTCCACCATCTATTACCAGCTGAACAAGCGCTTGCCCACAACCCACCAGATCAATGTAGACCAGTCCATCTCGTACATCCTCAACTTCCTGTTGGCGGCCTATGACCC GGAAGGTATGGGAAAGATGTCGTTTTTTGTGGTGAAGATGGCTCTGGCTGCTCTCTGTGGAGGGAAGATTTTAGATAAACTAAGAT ATGTATTTTCACAGATATCTGACCCAAATGGAGTGATGATCTACTCCCAGTTTGACCAGTTCCTCAGGGAGGTGCTGAAACTGCCCATGACGGTTTTTGAGGGACCATCTTTTGGGTACACTGAGCAGTCCACAAGAACCTGCTTTCCACAAGAG AAAAAGGTCTCGCTCAATGTGTTTCTCGACACGTTGATGTCGGATCCTCCTCCTCAGTGTCTGGTTTGGTTACCGCTGATGCATCGGCTGGCAAACGTTGAGAACG TCTTCCATCCTGTGGAGTGCTCCTACTGCCACAGTCAGAGCATGATGGGATTCCGCTACCGGTGCCAACAATGTGATAATTACCAACTCTGCCAAGAGTGTTTCTGGAGGGGTCATGCCTCGGGCAGCCATAGCAATCAGCACCAGATGAAGGAGTACATGTCATGG AAATCTCCAGCTAAGAAGTTGTCGGACGCTCTTGGTAAATCTCTGAGTTGTGCCACCAGTCGAGAGCCTCCTTACCCGATGTTCTCCGATGCACCTGAGAAACCGCTCAACTTCACTCATGTTGG GCCTCCCAGACCTGTGACCAGTGGAAATGAATGCATGCTCCCTCACACAATGCCTTACTCAGGAAACCCATACTCCAGCAAAAC AGGTGCTCACGATGAGACAAAGCAAAAGAAGCAGTTTTCCCGGACGGCCCCGGATCTTTTAAAAGGGAAAGG GGTTCAGTACAGCCTCGATATTGCGGATAGGCTCGCTGATGAGCACATACTTATCGGACTTTATGTGAATCTCCTCCGAAAGGACCGTTCATG TTTTCAGGAGAGCTGTAAGAACCAGGATGATGAGCACTTCCTCATTGCCCGTTACGCATCTCGATTGGCTGCTGATGGCGCTGCAGTG AAGACGAGAGTCCCGGAGGATATCTCTCTCTGTTTGGACTCTAATAAACAGCAGCGACAACTCATCGCTGAGCTAGAGAACAAGAACAA GGAGATTTTGCAAGAGATCCAACGCCTTCGACAACAACATGAAGAAGCCTCCCAGCCTCCGCCAGACAAAAGCCAACAAAACCCAATGTTACTGGCTGAACTGAGACTGCTCAG GCAGAGGAAGGAGGAGCTGGAGCAGAGGATGTCAGCTCTTCAGGAGAGCCGTCGAGAACTCATGGTCCAACTAGAGCAGCTCATGCTTCTGTTAAAG GAAGAAGAGCTAAAAAGATCT AACCAGGCCCCTGGCTCCTCCCCTCGCTCCTCCCCCAGCCACACCATCAACACATCCATCCAATCAGTGTCCGGCAATACCACGCCCATCCCCATGCCCGTCCAATCAACATCCGGCAATACCACGCCCAGCCAGACACCTCAGGACTCGCTCATGGGTCTGGGAGGAGAGGTGCAGCAGGCCTTCGCTCAGG GCTCCAGAAGGAACTTAAGAAATGATCTCCTGGTAGCTGCAGACTCCATAACCAACACAATGTCTTCACTGGTGAAAGAACTTAACTCAG AGGCCGGGAGTGAAACAGACAGCATCTCTGACCTCACGTTCCCAACATCAGACGTTGTTCACGCCAGGAGCGCTTCAAGATCAGG GGCGGCAGGTGCGCTGGAGTCTGGGGATTTCTATGGACATGATCTAGAAAAGCAGCTGAACAGAGAGCTGAAGATGGAGGAACGTCTCAGACACACGCAGGAACAGGACAAGAACGTCCTG GTGACTTTACAAGAATAG